A single genomic interval of Pieris rapae chromosome 23, ilPieRapa1.1, whole genome shotgun sequence harbors:
- the LOC111001089 gene encoding neuronal membrane glycoprotein M6-a encodes MGDPCQACLTRVPHATLIATIMCCLGVGVFCGTMYRGSALSILMFDEVFHFRLIWIEALQMIFIVGSACMAALGFMLLCLGCLTTGATRQRVYRAWRARVGGRISCAIFMIITYILTFTWIILLGFLVITTFLFTIFWNLCSKPGNIELSTCIDFTQFDFMFPASVKQEDMKICEAHKMKLFCKDYVEKAEFMFILAMVSCLLVILSLVHYLMCLSANYAHIRDHEKFQELQELQYLTNPNLHASKDRF; translated from the coding sequence ATGGGTGATCCGTGTCAAGCTTGTCTTACAAGAGTACCCCATGCTACTTTAATAGCCACTATAATGTGCTGCTTGGGCGTGGGAGTGTTTTGTGGAACGATGTACCGAGGTTCAGCACTGTCTATATTAATGTTTGATGAAGTTTTTCACTTTCGCCTAATATGGATCGAGGCTCTTCAAATGATATTTATAGTTGGGAGTGCATGTATGGCCGCTTTAGGATTCATGCTCCTTTGTCTAGGATGCCTTACCACAGGTGCCACGAGACAAAGAGTTTATCGAGCTTGGCGAGCTAGAGTCGGCGGAAGGATCTCTTGCGCAATTTTCATGATAATAACCTACATTTTGACATTTACTTGGATCATATTACTTGGTTTCCTCGTGATAACTACAttcttatttacaattttttggaATCTTTGTTCTAAACCAGGAAACATTGAATTATCAACTTGCATAGATTTTACACAGTTTGATTTTATGTTTCCCGCTTCAGTTAAACAAGAAGATATGAAAATCTGTGAAGCTCACAAAATGAAACTATTTTGCAAGGACTATGTTGAGAAAGctgaatttatgtttattcttGCTATGGTGTCATGCCTTCTAGTTATACTGAGTTTGGTACACTATCTGATGTGTTTATCTGCTAACTATGCACACATAAGGGATCATGAGAAATTCCAGGAGTTACAAGAATTGCAATACCTCACAAACCCAAACCTACATGCCTCCAAAGACAGATTCTAG